The following are encoded in a window of Arthrobacter sp. OAP107 genomic DNA:
- a CDS encoding sigma-70 family RNA polymerase sigma factor, translating into MPLDEDLVAAIYREHGTALRRFVLSASRDPHLADDIVQETVLRVWQQAPKVTGSMRSYLFRTARNIMIDNYRKAQRRPVEAEDRDIADPEEATGRVDDLLNKVLMEEALLRLSSEHRDVLVALHYRRFTVGEAAVQLNIPSGTVKSRAFYAVKALRTILDEMGVER; encoded by the coding sequence GTGCCGCTGGATGAGGACTTGGTTGCAGCGATCTACCGTGAGCACGGAACGGCACTTCGCCGGTTTGTGCTCAGTGCTTCCCGCGACCCGCACCTGGCCGACGACATTGTGCAGGAGACGGTGCTCCGTGTCTGGCAGCAGGCGCCCAAGGTTACGGGCAGCATGCGCAGCTACCTGTTCCGGACTGCCCGGAACATCATGATCGACAACTACAGGAAAGCCCAGCGCCGGCCGGTGGAAGCCGAGGACCGTGACATCGCGGACCCGGAGGAGGCCACCGGACGGGTTGACGACCTGCTGAACAAGGTACTGATGGAGGAAGCGCTGCTGCGGCTGAGTTCAGAGCACCGTGACGTGCTGGTGGCGCTGCACTACCGGCGGTTCACGGTAGGCGAGGCGGCGGTGCAGTTGAACATTCCGAGCGGAACGGTGAAATCCAGGGCCTTCTACGCCGTGAAGGCCCTGCGGACAATACTCGATGAAATGGGTGTGGAGCGGTGA
- a CDS encoding zf-HC2 domain-containing protein has product MNGKEVHELLGAYLLGGLDDADRLRFEDHLKHCGTCRSELSNLESLPGLLDALPVPEAVALAVPAARRPGSDTASPDQAPVPQPVLDELAARRRNSRRRGAALVGLVAAACLALGFAAAPLFDPADKPDASYSVKANSGMQVTVGMVKKTWGTELAVDGRSLPQNGRLSLWVKDRAGVEDRACAWMATPSGRVRVTSATPLQYTSIASVEVRNDRQQTIAVIAVPGT; this is encoded by the coding sequence GTGAACGGCAAGGAAGTCCATGAGTTGCTGGGGGCATACCTGCTGGGCGGGCTCGATGATGCGGACAGGCTGCGCTTCGAGGACCACCTCAAGCACTGCGGCACGTGCCGCAGTGAACTGTCGAACCTGGAATCCCTGCCGGGACTGCTGGACGCCCTTCCGGTCCCGGAGGCCGTGGCGCTCGCCGTGCCGGCGGCCCGCCGGCCCGGATCGGACACCGCATCCCCCGACCAAGCCCCCGTCCCCCAGCCTGTTCTGGACGAACTGGCGGCCCGCCGTCGTAATTCCCGGCGGCGGGGGGCGGCCCTTGTGGGGTTGGTGGCAGCGGCCTGCCTGGCCCTGGGATTTGCGGCGGCGCCGCTCTTTGACCCCGCCGACAAGCCCGATGCCAGCTACTCGGTCAAGGCCAACAGCGGCATGCAGGTCACGGTGGGAATGGTCAAGAAAACCTGGGGCACCGAACTTGCTGTCGACGGGCGGAGCCTGCCCCAGAACGGCCGGCTTTCGCTGTGGGTGAAGGACCGTGCCGGGGTTGAGGACCGGGCGTGCGCGTGGATGGCGACGCCGAGCGGACGGGTCCGGGTGACAAGCGCTACGCCGCTGCAGTACACGAGCATTGCCAGCGTCGAGGTGCGTAATGACCGGCAGCAGACTATCGCCGTCATTGCCGTGCCGGGCACTTGA
- a CDS encoding DUF1206 domain-containing protein, translating into MRSAAGKAEEVTNSKPLEMLARGGFAASGVLHILIGFIAFGLARGRGGRADVSGAVAELANQPAGPALLWVSFAGCIALALWQAGDAIFDFERLPTKHKAGKKLQAGAQAVVYAGLAFTLAAFARGAGQDNRESTSDFTVNLMKAPGGVLLLVLIGAAVAVVGVIYAVRGFKKSFEKHINPPSTPDGRKAITVLGMAGYVAKGVALFVTGLLVVIATVTVHPEQSTGLDGGLRALREQPYGVYVLAAVGAGLICYGVFTVVRARLAKM; encoded by the coding sequence CTGAGAAGCGCAGCCGGCAAGGCCGAGGAGGTCACGAACTCCAAGCCCCTCGAAATGCTGGCCCGCGGTGGATTTGCGGCCAGCGGTGTGCTCCATATCCTGATCGGCTTCATTGCCTTCGGGCTCGCCCGGGGCCGTGGCGGCCGCGCGGATGTGAGCGGCGCCGTCGCCGAACTGGCCAACCAGCCCGCCGGCCCCGCGCTGCTGTGGGTCAGCTTCGCCGGCTGTATTGCCCTGGCCCTGTGGCAGGCTGGGGACGCCATTTTCGACTTCGAACGGTTGCCCACCAAGCATAAGGCCGGCAAGAAGCTGCAGGCCGGGGCGCAGGCTGTCGTGTATGCCGGGCTGGCCTTCACCCTGGCCGCCTTCGCGCGCGGCGCGGGGCAGGACAACCGGGAATCAACCAGCGACTTCACGGTCAATCTGATGAAGGCGCCGGGCGGCGTCCTGCTTTTGGTGCTGATCGGTGCGGCTGTGGCCGTCGTTGGCGTCATCTACGCGGTCCGCGGGTTCAAGAAGTCCTTCGAGAAGCACATCAACCCGCCGTCCACCCCGGACGGGCGCAAGGCCATCACGGTCCTCGGAATGGCGGGCTATGTGGCCAAGGGCGTCGCCCTGTTTGTGACGGGCCTGCTGGTGGTCATCGCCACGGTCACTGTCCACCCCGAGCAGTCGACGGGTCTCGACGGCGGCCTCCGCGCACTGCGGGAACAGCCCTACGGAGTGTACGTGCTGGCCGCGGTGGGCGCCGGCCTCATCTGCTACGGGGTTTTCACGGTGGTGCGGGCCCGGCTCGCCAAAATGTGA
- the trmB gene encoding tRNA (guanosine(46)-N7)-methyltransferase TrmB produces MSESPESPQPPANPNQPRPVTPGSQASYGTYGGRPVSFVRRGTRLQGRRQAAWEEHSGRWAIDVPRHVANTSVHPDYSFDAKAEFGRQAPLIVEIGSGLGDAVCHAAEENPDKDFLAVEVYTPGLANTMIKINSRGLTNVRVVEANAPEVLATMLPPGSVSELWVFFPDPWHKSRHHKRRLIQPEFAELAAKALKPGGLWRIATDWSNYAVHVRDVLAGSAAFENLHNGERSGPESPLTHVWQTGVESLVGGAPVKEGRAPVSTEHTGPNEGIDERGGWAPRFEGRIRTSFENKAHEAGRMIFDLCYRRV; encoded by the coding sequence ATGAGCGAATCTCCCGAATCCCCGCAGCCGCCGGCAAATCCGAACCAGCCCAGGCCGGTCACGCCGGGAAGCCAGGCGTCCTATGGAACCTACGGCGGACGGCCGGTCAGCTTCGTCCGCCGCGGAACCCGGCTGCAGGGGCGCCGCCAGGCTGCCTGGGAGGAGCACTCCGGCCGCTGGGCCATCGACGTGCCCCGCCATGTGGCCAACACATCGGTCCACCCCGATTATTCGTTCGACGCCAAAGCCGAGTTCGGGCGGCAGGCACCCCTGATTGTCGAGATCGGCTCGGGCCTGGGCGACGCCGTCTGCCACGCCGCAGAGGAAAACCCGGACAAGGACTTCCTGGCAGTGGAGGTCTACACTCCTGGGCTGGCCAACACCATGATCAAGATCAACAGCCGCGGCCTCACCAATGTGCGTGTCGTAGAGGCGAACGCCCCCGAGGTTCTGGCCACCATGCTGCCGCCCGGCTCTGTCAGCGAACTGTGGGTCTTCTTCCCGGACCCGTGGCACAAGTCCCGGCACCACAAGCGCCGCCTCATCCAGCCCGAATTCGCCGAGCTCGCCGCCAAGGCGCTGAAGCCGGGCGGCCTTTGGCGCATCGCCACGGACTGGTCCAACTACGCCGTGCATGTCCGCGACGTCCTGGCCGGATCCGCGGCGTTCGAAAACCTTCACAACGGTGAGCGCAGCGGCCCTGAGAGTCCGCTCACCCACGTGTGGCAAACCGGCGTCGAATCGCTGGTGGGCGGCGCGCCGGTCAAGGAGGGACGGGCTCCCGTGAGCACGGAACACACGGGACCCAATGAGGGCATCGACGAAAGGGGCGGCTGGGCCCCCCGCTTCGAGGGCCGCATCCGCACCAGCTTCGAGAACAAGGCGCACGAGGCAGGCCGGATGATTTTCGACCTCTGCTACCGGCGGGTTTAG
- a CDS encoding MFS transporter, translating to MDAEADDVPAAEPTQVTGRRALAYLGLCLVLIGLNLRTVFSSFSAVLPEVTSDAGLPGWAVVVLTTVPVTLLGVFAPLAPALARRFGAERVLLGAMAVLTAGLLLRPAEVPGAGHLPALFAGTAACGAAIALCNVLLPGLVKRDFPHRLGLMGGLYTTAICASAALGAGFTYPVFSAAGQWTAALWFWAAPAAVVLLLFLPVAVRQRHGQHTAVREGVNVWRSAVAWQVTIFMVLQAMMSFSVFAWLAPILRERGVDGGTAGLIVSVSIVLQMLGSLFAPALAARFRDQRAINTVVALMTGGGFALSIFGPLDLVWVWTGMLGLGQGSLTAVALTMIMLRTRDGHTAAHLSGMMQGVGYGLGSTGTLLVGQLHQGTGSFAAAGLLFLAVGALAAVFGYRAGRDRFIGD from the coding sequence GTGGACGCAGAGGCGGACGACGTCCCCGCTGCCGAACCCACGCAGGTAACCGGCCGCCGCGCACTGGCCTACCTGGGCCTGTGCCTGGTGCTGATCGGGCTGAACCTGAGGACTGTGTTCTCCAGCTTTTCGGCGGTACTCCCCGAGGTGACGTCCGACGCCGGGCTGCCCGGCTGGGCAGTGGTGGTGCTGACCACGGTGCCGGTGACCCTGCTCGGTGTCTTTGCACCGCTGGCACCGGCTCTGGCCCGCCGTTTCGGCGCGGAACGGGTCCTGCTCGGAGCGATGGCGGTCCTGACGGCCGGCCTGCTCCTGCGGCCCGCCGAGGTTCCGGGTGCCGGGCATCTGCCGGCGCTTTTCGCCGGGACCGCCGCTTGCGGGGCCGCCATTGCGCTGTGCAACGTGCTGCTGCCCGGGCTGGTGAAGCGGGACTTTCCGCACCGGCTCGGACTGATGGGCGGCCTGTACACAACGGCCATCTGTGCCTCGGCGGCGCTGGGCGCAGGCTTCACCTACCCAGTTTTCAGCGCTGCCGGCCAGTGGACTGCGGCGCTGTGGTTCTGGGCGGCACCTGCCGCCGTCGTTCTATTGCTCTTCCTGCCGGTGGCCGTAAGGCAACGGCACGGGCAGCACACGGCGGTGCGGGAGGGCGTGAACGTGTGGCGCTCGGCGGTGGCGTGGCAGGTCACGATCTTCATGGTGCTGCAGGCGATGATGTCCTTCAGCGTCTTCGCCTGGCTCGCACCGATCCTGCGCGAGCGCGGCGTGGACGGCGGAACGGCCGGGCTGATTGTGTCGGTGTCCATCGTGCTGCAGATGCTGGGCTCGCTCTTCGCCCCGGCACTCGCCGCCCGGTTCCGCGACCAGCGCGCGATCAACACCGTGGTGGCTCTCATGACCGGCGGCGGCTTTGCCCTGAGCATCTTCGGCCCGCTGGATCTGGTCTGGGTATGGACCGGGATGCTGGGGCTGGGCCAGGGAAGCCTTACCGCCGTCGCCCTGACGATGATCATGCTCCGCACCCGCGACGGGCACACCGCAGCCCACCTCTCCGGCATGATGCAGGGGGTGGGCTACGGGCTCGGCTCAACGGGCACACTGCTGGTGGGTCAGCTGCACCAGGGCACCGGCTCGTTTGCTGCGGCGGGGCTCCTGTTCCTGGCGGTGGGGGCGCTGGCCGCCGTGTTCGGCTACCGCGCCGGGCGGGACAGGTTCATCGGCGACTGA
- a CDS encoding MFS transporter: protein MTSIVNAQRESRTSTRKTIIGTGIGNAVEWYDWAIYATFTPFIASQLFSKSDPASAVLSTLAIFAVGFVARPFGGFLFGWIGDRVGRKASMTLAVGLASLGSLMIGVAPTFASVGAFASLMLLVARLVQGLAHGGELPSSQTYLSEMAPREHRGFWATLIYTSGTVGILFGTLLGAVLNMALSTEVMNAWGWRIPFLIGAAMGLYALIMRSRLHETDVFEGETATQKRAPIWPQIVRYRKQAMQVIGLTVGLTVIYYIWGVVAPSYATTALKIDRGEALWAGVIGNIVFIAALPVWGKLSDRIGRKKVLWAGAIGSAVMHFPMTWLLKDSAWQLAVSMSVMLIFIAASAAIVPAVYAELFPTSIRTVGVGVPYSICVAVFGGTAPYLQQWLGTTIQMPNLFNVYAVVLLAISVAFIFTIPETRGKDLAH, encoded by the coding sequence ATGACCTCCATCGTCAACGCCCAGCGCGAGAGCCGGACCTCGACCCGCAAGACCATCATCGGCACCGGCATCGGCAACGCCGTCGAATGGTACGACTGGGCCATCTACGCCACCTTCACGCCCTTCATCGCCAGCCAGTTGTTCAGCAAGTCCGACCCCGCCTCTGCCGTCCTGTCCACACTGGCGATCTTCGCCGTCGGCTTCGTTGCCCGCCCCTTCGGCGGCTTCCTGTTCGGCTGGATCGGCGACCGGGTGGGCCGCAAGGCCTCCATGACGCTCGCCGTCGGCCTGGCGTCCCTGGGCAGCCTCATGATCGGCGTCGCCCCCACGTTCGCCAGCGTCGGAGCCTTCGCGTCCCTGATGCTGCTGGTGGCCCGGCTGGTCCAGGGCCTGGCACACGGCGGCGAACTGCCGTCGTCGCAGACCTATCTCTCCGAAATGGCACCCAGGGAACACCGCGGATTCTGGGCCACGCTGATCTACACCTCCGGTACGGTCGGGATCCTGTTCGGCACCCTGCTGGGCGCGGTGCTGAACATGGCACTGAGCACTGAGGTCATGAACGCCTGGGGCTGGCGCATCCCGTTCCTCATCGGGGCCGCGATGGGCCTGTACGCACTGATCATGCGGTCCCGGCTGCACGAGACGGACGTGTTCGAGGGCGAAACCGCCACCCAGAAGCGCGCCCCGATCTGGCCGCAGATTGTCCGGTACCGCAAGCAGGCCATGCAGGTGATCGGCCTGACCGTCGGCCTTACGGTCATCTACTACATCTGGGGCGTGGTGGCGCCAAGCTACGCGACCACCGCCCTGAAGATCGACCGCGGCGAGGCCCTCTGGGCCGGCGTCATCGGCAACATCGTCTTCATCGCCGCGCTTCCCGTCTGGGGCAAGCTGTCCGACCGGATCGGCCGCAAGAAGGTGCTGTGGGCCGGCGCGATCGGCTCCGCCGTCATGCACTTCCCGATGACGTGGCTGCTGAAGGATTCCGCCTGGCAGCTGGCCGTGAGCATGTCCGTGATGCTCATCTTCATCGCCGCGAGCGCCGCCATCGTTCCGGCCGTGTATGCCGAGCTGTTCCCCACGAGCATCCGCACCGTAGGCGTGGGCGTCCCGTACTCCATCTGCGTGGCAGTGTTCGGCGGCACCGCGCCCTACCTGCAGCAGTGGCTGGGCACCACCATCCAGATGCCCAACCTCTTCAACGTCTACGCGGTGGTGCTGCTGGCCATCAGCGTGGCGTTCATCTTCACCATCCCCGAGACCAGGGGCAAAGACCTGGCGCACTAG
- a CDS encoding M20 family metallopeptidase has product MPIAADARQMQEDLARFRHDLHREPEIGLQLPRTQEKVLKALEGLPYEITLGKETTSVTAVLRGGGDPRATAGTAPAVLLRADMDGLPVQEKTGVDYTSTIDGAMHACGHDLHTSMLTGAATLLAERRHRLAGDVVLMFQPGEEGCDGASYMIREGVLDAPGRRVDAAYGMHVFSSLEPHGTFCTKPGVMLSASDGLVVTVLGAGGHGSAPHSAKDPVTAAAEMVTALQVMVTRQFNMFDPVVLSVGVLQAGTKRNVIPETARIEATIRTFSEENRQRMMVAVPRLLKGIAAAHGLDVDVDYQQEYPLTITDQDETHTAEKVITGLFGDSRLSRWATPLSGSEDFSRVLAEVPGTFVGLSAVPQDADHATSPFNHSPYASFDDGVLADGAALYAELAISRLEALAGVRVPAPVPGL; this is encoded by the coding sequence GTGCCCATTGCCGCAGACGCCCGCCAGATGCAGGAAGACCTTGCCCGGTTTCGCCACGACCTGCACCGGGAACCCGAAATCGGACTGCAGCTGCCGCGGACCCAGGAGAAGGTTCTGAAGGCCCTGGAGGGCCTGCCGTACGAAATCACCCTGGGCAAGGAGACGACGTCGGTCACGGCAGTCCTGCGCGGCGGCGGCGATCCCCGTGCCACTGCAGGCACCGCACCCGCCGTCCTGCTCCGGGCAGACATGGACGGCCTGCCCGTACAGGAGAAGACCGGCGTCGACTACACCTCCACCATCGACGGTGCCATGCACGCCTGCGGCCATGACCTCCACACCTCCATGCTCACCGGCGCGGCCACCCTCCTGGCCGAGCGGCGGCACCGGCTGGCCGGCGACGTCGTCCTGATGTTCCAGCCCGGGGAGGAAGGCTGCGACGGCGCCAGTTACATGATCCGCGAAGGCGTCCTGGACGCGCCCGGCCGGCGGGTGGACGCGGCCTACGGCATGCACGTGTTCTCCTCCCTCGAGCCGCACGGAACGTTCTGCACCAAGCCCGGCGTGATGCTCAGCGCCTCCGACGGCCTGGTGGTCACCGTGCTCGGCGCCGGCGGCCACGGCTCCGCCCCGCATTCGGCCAAGGATCCGGTGACGGCTGCAGCCGAGATGGTCACGGCCCTGCAGGTGATGGTCACGCGCCAGTTCAACATGTTCGATCCCGTGGTCCTCTCCGTCGGGGTGCTCCAGGCGGGCACCAAGCGCAACGTCATCCCCGAAACGGCCCGCATCGAGGCCACCATCCGGACGTTCTCCGAGGAAAACCGGCAGCGGATGATGGTCGCCGTCCCGCGGCTGCTCAAGGGCATAGCTGCCGCGCACGGCCTCGACGTTGACGTGGACTACCAGCAGGAATACCCCCTCACCATCACCGACCAGGACGAGACGCACACCGCGGAGAAGGTCATCACCGGGCTGTTTGGGGACTCGAGGCTCTCGCGGTGGGCCACGCCGCTCAGCGGCTCCGAGGACTTTTCCCGGGTCCTGGCCGAGGTGCCCGGCACCTTTGTGGGCCTGAGCGCCGTCCCCCAGGACGCGGACCACGCCACCTCCCCGTTCAACCACTCGCCGTACGCATCGTTCGACGACGGTGTGCTGGCTGACGGTGCCGCCCTCTACGCGGAACTCGCCATTTCCCGTCTCGAGGCGCTGGCCGGCGTCCGGGTCCCCGCCCCCGTACCGGGTCTCTAG
- a CDS encoding Lrp/AsnC family transcriptional regulator — translation MDVTEEDLALINALQIAPRLSWADAAEVLGVHATTLAARWERLTAAGAAWVTAHPMGDPQKMCLAFVDVECELHRRAEVTRALAAVPEIVTVEEAASNRDLMLTVITGSLQHFTAVASKLHAIEGLVKYQTSLATRLHTGAYAWRINVLNRSQLQALRALAGPEAAASAPSAAVGEPLPASHLAILPFLSKDGRATAAEIARALDRHPATVQRQLNRVLASGVLSFRCEIAQRYSGFPVTCHWFANVPPGQHEAAAEELRGFRNVRLSASTTGRTNFVIIMWLQSLADVMTAELALQQRIPGIELVESVVMLRTVKRVGWMLNPDSTASGEVVAVTAGAPELVG, via the coding sequence TTGGACGTTACCGAGGAGGACCTCGCCCTGATCAACGCCCTGCAGATCGCACCGCGGCTGAGCTGGGCGGACGCCGCGGAGGTGCTTGGCGTGCACGCCACCACCCTGGCCGCACGGTGGGAGCGCCTTACCGCAGCGGGCGCCGCCTGGGTCACGGCGCATCCGATGGGAGATCCGCAGAAGATGTGCCTCGCCTTCGTCGACGTCGAGTGCGAGCTGCACCGCCGGGCGGAGGTCACCCGGGCACTGGCTGCGGTGCCGGAGATCGTCACAGTGGAGGAGGCGGCGAGCAACCGGGACCTGATGCTGACGGTCATCACGGGGTCCCTGCAGCACTTCACCGCCGTGGCATCCAAGCTTCATGCCATCGAGGGGCTGGTCAAATACCAGACCTCACTGGCCACCCGGCTGCACACCGGCGCCTACGCGTGGCGCATCAATGTCCTCAACCGAAGCCAGCTCCAGGCGCTCCGGGCACTCGCCGGTCCCGAGGCCGCAGCGTCCGCGCCGTCGGCGGCGGTGGGTGAGCCGCTGCCCGCCAGCCACCTGGCGATCCTGCCGTTCCTGTCGAAGGACGGCCGGGCGACGGCGGCGGAAATCGCCAGGGCGCTGGACCGGCATCCTGCCACCGTGCAGCGCCAGCTGAACAGGGTGCTGGCCAGCGGCGTCCTCTCCTTCCGCTGCGAGATTGCGCAGCGGTATTCAGGTTTCCCGGTGACCTGCCACTGGTTCGCGAACGTCCCGCCCGGCCAGCACGAAGCGGCGGCCGAGGAGCTCCGCGGCTTCCGGAATGTGCGGCTGAGCGCCTCCACCACCGGCCGCACCAATTTCGTCATCATCATGTGGCTGCAGTCGCTCGCCGACGTCATGACCGCGGAGCTGGCCCTTCAGCAGCGCATCCCGGGGATTGAACTGGTGGAGAGCGTGGTCATGCTGCGGACGGTCAAGCGCGTGGGCTGGATGCTCAACCCGGATTCGACGGCCAGCGGCGAAGTTGTGGCCGTGACCGCCGGCGCCCCCGAGCTGGTGGGCTGA
- a CDS encoding MFS transporter, protein MRESAVSAPPGAGILHRAYLLVTVGACALVFLAAFESLAVTTVMPVVSRELGGAGLYALAFAGPLATGVIGMVGAGNWSDRRGPVGPLLASVAVFALGLLVAGTAGTMWAVVAGRLVQGLGGGAMTVALYVVVARVYPAVLHPRIFAAFSAAWVVPSLVGPFAAGLVAQLASWHWVFLGVVVLVLPALAMLLPALRGVRSGNANGNDSVDASEPAVTSVSWAPGRLAWAALAALAVLGLNLSSGLPAAGPLLAGAAVVIALLAVRPLVPRGTLTARRGLPSVILIRGLVAAGFFGAEVYLPYLLVERYAFSPTFAGLTLTGGALAWAAASGVQSRLGGRLGSPAAVRIGSVMVLLAITLALVTTALGWPPAVAIAGWVLAGGGMGLAYPRLSVMTLALSTPDTEGFNSSAMSISDSLGGALALAATGIVFTAFTTTAASFAGVFVLTAVIAAAAVAIAPRVAH, encoded by the coding sequence ATGCGTGAATCTGCCGTATCTGCCCCGCCAGGCGCCGGAATTCTCCACCGCGCCTACCTGCTGGTGACCGTGGGCGCCTGTGCGCTGGTGTTCCTCGCCGCGTTCGAATCCCTCGCCGTCACCACCGTCATGCCCGTCGTGAGCCGGGAACTCGGCGGGGCAGGCTTGTATGCGCTCGCCTTCGCGGGCCCGCTGGCCACTGGGGTGATCGGCATGGTGGGCGCCGGGAACTGGTCCGACCGGCGCGGGCCCGTCGGCCCGCTGCTCGCCTCAGTGGCGGTGTTCGCGCTGGGCCTGCTGGTGGCGGGCACGGCCGGCACCATGTGGGCGGTGGTGGCGGGCCGGCTGGTGCAGGGGCTGGGCGGCGGCGCCATGACGGTCGCCCTGTACGTGGTGGTGGCACGGGTCTATCCGGCCGTCCTGCACCCCAGGATCTTTGCCGCCTTCTCCGCCGCGTGGGTGGTTCCGTCCCTCGTGGGGCCGTTTGCCGCCGGGCTGGTGGCCCAGCTGGCGAGCTGGCACTGGGTGTTCCTCGGTGTCGTTGTGCTGGTGCTCCCGGCGCTGGCGATGCTGTTGCCAGCGCTGCGGGGCGTCCGGTCCGGCAACGCTAACGGGAACGACTCCGTTGACGCTTCAGAGCCGGCGGTCACCTCGGTGTCCTGGGCGCCGGGGCGGCTGGCCTGGGCGGCCCTGGCTGCGCTGGCGGTGCTCGGCCTGAACCTGTCCTCCGGGCTTCCGGCGGCCGGACCGTTGCTGGCGGGTGCCGCCGTCGTGATAGCCCTGCTGGCCGTCAGGCCGCTGGTGCCGCGTGGCACCCTCACCGCCCGGCGGGGCCTGCCCAGTGTGATCCTGATCCGCGGACTGGTTGCGGCTGGTTTCTTCGGTGCCGAGGTCTACCTGCCGTACCTGCTCGTGGAGCGGTACGCGTTCTCGCCCACCTTCGCCGGCCTCACGCTGACCGGCGGAGCCCTGGCGTGGGCGGCGGCGTCGGGTGTCCAGAGCCGGCTGGGCGGCAGGCTGGGCAGTCCGGCCGCCGTGCGGATCGGCTCGGTCATGGTGCTGCTGGCGATCACCCTGGCGCTGGTGACCACCGCGCTCGGCTGGCCGCCCGCCGTCGCGATTGCCGGCTGGGTCCTTGCCGGCGGCGGCATGGGCCTTGCATATCCGCGGCTGAGCGTGATGACGCTGGCTCTTTCCACGCCGGACACCGAGGGCTTCAACAGCTCGGCGATGTCCATTTCCGATTCGCTCGGCGGTGCACTCGCGCTCGCCGCCACCGGAATCGTGTTCACGGCGTTTACGACGACGGCGGCCTCCTTCGCCGGCGTCTTCGTGCTGACCGCGGTGATCGCCGCAGCCGCGGTCGCCATAGCGCCCCGCGTCGCCCACTAA
- a CDS encoding class I SAM-dependent methyltransferase yields the protein MDHEGHDGAARHWDDLYRSRPRVWSGRPNPQLVAEAAGLKPGTALDLGCGEGADALWLAEQGWTVTAVDVSAVALERAGLHAASSPAGNRITWLQRDLDAWAPEEQFDLVSAQFLHSTEAPWQRPHRVAADAVRPGGTLLIVGHHPDGLPPWRSLSDERSKAEEYSHPQEHGHAHGGDGHAGSEMFFTAEQAAAELGIAPPEWRVEVAASREREATGPDGQSATLADAVLRATRLQPRPA from the coding sequence ATGGACCACGAGGGGCACGACGGCGCCGCGCGCCATTGGGACGATTTGTACCGCAGCAGGCCGCGCGTGTGGAGCGGCCGGCCCAACCCGCAGCTGGTGGCCGAGGCAGCCGGGCTGAAGCCCGGCACCGCGCTGGACCTGGGCTGCGGCGAGGGTGCCGACGCCCTGTGGCTCGCAGAGCAGGGCTGGACGGTGACCGCGGTGGACGTCTCCGCCGTCGCGCTGGAACGGGCCGGCCTGCACGCCGCATCTTCCCCGGCCGGGAACCGCATCACGTGGCTGCAGCGCGACCTTGATGCGTGGGCGCCGGAGGAGCAGTTCGACCTCGTGTCCGCCCAGTTCCTGCACTCCACCGAGGCGCCGTGGCAGCGGCCGCACCGGGTGGCTGCGGATGCGGTGCGCCCGGGCGGGACGCTGCTGATCGTCGGTCACCACCCCGACGGCCTGCCACCATGGCGGAGCCTATCGGACGAGCGGAGCAAGGCCGAGGAATACAGCCACCCGCAGGAGCACGGCCACGCGCACGGGGGCGACGGCCACGCGGGTTCGGAGATGTTCTTCACGGCGGAGCAGGCCGCGGCCGAGCTCGGCATTGCACCGCCAGAGTGGCGCGTGGAGGTTGCAGCCAGCCGGGAACGGGAAGCCACCGGCCCGGACGGCCAGTCGGCCACGCTCGCCGACGCCGTCCTGCGGGCCACCCGCCTGCAGCCCCGACCCGCGTAG
- a CDS encoding Rieske 2Fe-2S domain-containing protein produces MSAGLHVLGPVDQIPVGEGRAYGVAGEQIAVFRLRDGSLRAVSAVCPHKGGPIADGTIDGDVVMCPLHQHVFELETGCSTTGAGPLRSYPVSTDESQNVVVRLPN; encoded by the coding sequence ATGAGTGCCGGACTTCACGTCCTTGGCCCGGTGGACCAGATCCCGGTGGGCGAGGGGCGGGCGTACGGCGTGGCCGGCGAACAGATCGCGGTGTTCCGGCTCCGGGACGGTTCCCTCCGCGCGGTTTCGGCTGTCTGCCCGCATAAGGGCGGCCCCATCGCCGATGGCACGATCGACGGAGACGTGGTGATGTGCCCGCTGCACCAGCACGTGTTTGAGCTGGAGACAGGCTGCTCCACCACCGGGGCCGGACCCCTGCGCAGCTATCCGGTGTCCACGGACGAATCGCAGAACGTGGTGGTGCGGCTCCCCAACTGA